Below is a genomic region from Belonocnema kinseyi isolate 2016_QV_RU_SX_M_011 chromosome 4, B_treatae_v1, whole genome shotgun sequence.
TGAGACATAAAACTATGATTGTTTAAATTCCAAatatccaaaatattaattttcaactaaatagtcatatgaaaatatgaattttcactagtttttaagaaaataattcaatcctaaatgaaaacaaatgaatttgtaaccaacagtcgcattttaacccaaaaatgatgaaatttctaccaaaatcgatgaatttattaaccataaagaggaattttcaacagcatagTTGTAACATCTAACAAAatagattcatctttttaaatacgtgaaatctcatcaaaatagttgaattttctaccaaactattgaaattttaagctaaaaagaacaatttcctagccaaaagttgaatttttaaaccatgaagatatattttccttaaaacaaagttaatttttattcaaatattcgaATCCTTgagcaaaacaaattaatttgcaactaaacagttgcagatttaaccaaaaaatataaattttggacaaagttctttttcaaccaaatagatgaatttttcaaaaaacagtgaAGATttcaaaccgaatatatataaattctctacaaaaaaagttaattatgaataataaagttaaatcctcaactaaaaaacagaataatttttaaacaaacagttgcattattaaccTAAAAATCATgcgatttttaccaaaagagattatatttttaagcaaagaggctaattttcaagaaagtagttgaatcctcaatgtAATTAGATTAGAAACCTCAAGCcacacagattttttttaccaaacatgttgaacccaaaaacataaatttccgtCAATgaagttagttttcaaccaaatgtttaagttttcaaactaaatagtggaaatttcaagccaaaaaagaagCTGTttacagaattgttgaatttttaacccaaaaatacgaacttttagttttttcgagaaattttagtaatttacaaaaaaaattaagtttttttttaaagaatttgaaagattagtTAAAACcaagatattactttttaaagacaattttcgttaattttttcgtcATTAACCTCAATATTCAAATAGCCCTAAGCCCATAAAAAGAATgttggtaaaaaaagaaaaaaattcacatttttctcacatttttctttggaaaataatatatttcagcTTTAAAAAGTTCAGTGTCATCAACAGGGCTGACTCTCCGCTTTCATTCAAAATCGATCTTTCATCATTTTCGTCTAAAggcagttaaaaatattacgatTGGAATGTACGCAATTGTGAAAATGCAAAtacgttaataaaaaaaattcgttttggaaaaaaaatatttaattttcaatcacgtTCGTTCAGTCGGTGCTTGCTTATGTGCcaagtacaaaaataatatagaagACAATGCAGATACTAAAAATATGACGTCGAACCATcggtgataaaaattaaattgaagatcGCCTAGCACTTGGGTTATGATGATTCGATACTCGGCTGGCATATTCATTCGCATCAAAAGTACGGAGGATACGAAATACATTCCCTgtaataaaaagaatttgttgCTGCAagagaaaattctcaaattatagAGGAATTCATATCAAAATCTTTACCATTATTTGAGCGAGCATCAAAACTATAATATTCGAGGATTTGCTGCTTGATATCGcgtagaaaaactgaaaaaaaaaaataatttaattttgggtcGTTACAGAGACTTTATGGAATTTCATATCTAATTTCTATACCTTTGTTAAAGTTAGTAACAATCCTCTGATGGAAGTGACGACAATACACCCCACAAGATAAAACGATATGTGTTGAGACCAGAAAGTAACATCGATATTGAAACCAATCCAGTGAACTGCTATTTCCATTCCTCTAGTTACTGGATCTTTTTTACCCACACGGTCAAAAACTATATTTATTatcgactaaaaataaaataattattgtatgaaTATAGAAGAAGACTTCAGGTCTCGAACTcattttaaaccttcaaaatagtgtcaatggtaggatcaattttctaaaatcagGGTCTCtacttaaattctgtaaaaatatccCTGACAATCAGGTGGTTTCCAggtatttcaagttttttctagatataatttttcacagtaagaagccattgaaatattttgcattttttaaaacgacACGGAATATGTATACATCATaaagtttcgcgagtttattataaataatgttttttcttcagtttttaagtATTCAATTAATTGGCTTAATTCAGAAAGCTCTGCAAAATTAGACTATAgtacaatatattttcaaaatatattagcaccattgatacattaaaaaattaaataagacttaaattagaattatttattgaatttgtctTGAAAGTccattaatttgaataataattaaattttttattttatcttcttatactttaaattcattgcatattaggtaaaattaatccagccactatattaaattcagtttaaaccgctttaaattcctaacttttcaaagtaaaaatattgcattttcaaaaagatagatgaacttttaaccaaatcgtttaactttcaaccaaaaagattaattttctactaaaaaaatcaatttttcaacaaaatacatgaattcacAAACAgctaaactttcaaactaaaaaatgtaaattttcaaacaaagattagaattttgagctaaaaaggatgttttcaaataaaaatggaatagttaaattatcggttataaaaaaaaacgaataaaaaacatttaaacaaagtgataaatttttaactaaaatgatgaaaaaactagaattattgaattttaaacgaaaaatatgaattttcaaacataaagattaattttctaaatgaattttcaattaataaagataaattgtcaaccaaaagttgaatagttaaatgatcagttaaaaaagtaagtttcaaccaaagagatgaattttcaattcaagtgaTAACATGTGTAAttggaatagtaacatttctagataaaaacaaattttaaaatgaaaattacattttcaacaaaatggttacattttaaaacaaagtggtgaattttcatacaaaattattttacccaaaaatatgaattttcaactgaaattatgaatctttaactagaataattgaatttttaatcaagagataTAATTTCTAccagcaaatatgaattttcaactaaaaaagacaaattgccaaccaaaaattgaatagttaaatgatcgtttagaaacatttatattcacgcaaagtgatgaattttcaaatcaaatgatgaatcttcagctggaatagttgattttctaaacaaaaaattaatttttaactaaaattatgaacctttaactagaataataacATATTccaccgaaaagatgaatttttaactaaaatgatgtgAAATTAAacggaaacagttaaattttcagtttaaaaaaatactaattttcaacaacaacaaaaatttcaacaatatagtaaAGTTTGAActagaatacttcaattttcaggaaaaaattaattttctgccaatgaAAAACCGTATTTTCCAAACATTGctcatttttttaacagtgttgaattttcaattcaaattatgaatcttcaaccaaaattaattattatcaaaagcgtataatttttaacccactAAGTGAATGTTCATCCCAAAACAGATGCATTCTGAACAAAAAACGTATAAGTTgacatttcaacccaaaaaattttttattttgaataaaaaacagttgaattctaccaaaaaagactaattttcaacaaaatacattaatttttcactggATACTTGCAATTTTGCAACtataaacgatcaattttcaaccaaaaatagaattgatgaatttttattttaaaaaattaatttacaacaacaaaaattaccgatatttccaggtttttctaggtacataaaaattccctgaaaattccttgatctttttaattcgcttgaaatcattattaaaaatctatAGAAATCGCTTGTAACcttataattcattttaaaatctaaaaaaccgttaaaacctttaaaatattattgacatctgaatacaattattttaaatacttaacattttctttaaagtaccctcaactttttaaaatcctttggaatgtCTTGAAATGTATAAAATCCCTTTGATCTTGTGAAATCCCTAGTAATCCCATAAAAAAAAGAGTAAAGCCCCATAAAAGatcttgaaaatctcttaaatctctggaaaattctccaaattattttaaatcccgtgagatttacagaaattccttataatcatcttattgaattttaatttcttttaaaatcccatgATTTTCTCACgttttgtaaaatttcttgaaattgtgtaAATACCGCACAACTTatttgatttcttaaaaatctttgaaatcctcggaaatctacCGATATTTGAACTtcgttcgaaattttttaattactttaaattttctataatcttacaaaattctttgaaatctcatgttattccttggaatctcttaaaatatactgtatgttttcaaatcatttcgaattttttaaattccataaatattgtgaaatttgtaaaaatctttcatttaaaaatgattgaatctttcaaattctcGGTGATcccataaaattcttaaaatttgatccCATTTTATTTACCCCCTAAACTttcttagaaatcctttgaaactccctaatatccattgaaatcttttagattctttgacATCTTGAATGcctgtttaaaaatccttaaaattttcgaaatatcttgaaatttcttggaatcttataaaattccttgaaattcctagaaaaaaaaaCCGTAAAAGTTCCTTGGAGTCTTCGAGaagttttaaatcttctgaatttcttacgaaatttgaaattccttagaaattttgtagtctcttgaaattttctagaatattacgaaattcttcaataattttaaaatcagatgaaacttttttaaatctttcaaaaacccttacaattatttttaaatctctgaaattccTAGGtgcttttaaaattctcaatctTGGGCAATCTAACGAAGAAGTTTGAAAACATGTTTAAGTGCAAAGTGAACAAATAATTGCATTATctagaaatttgagaaaataatatcaaaataagTGTTGAAAAGTGTCATTAGTGgtgtgagtccgaggcctgcgaCTTCAGGGAAAATCGATACTTACGATAAAAATTTTCCACATGCAGTAAATGGAGAAAAAGTATCcaaggaaattgaaatattttccttGCCAGGTCGCCGCCCACTCTAATCGTTCTCTCGCATTTTGAATGTCGTGAGCTTCTAAAAAGAGTTGACGCGATAATTCCTCAGAACCAGAAACCTCTTGTTGCAGTTGTTTCATATCTGAAATTTCGAAGCACATATTATTCAGAATAGCAGTTTTaaccgaagaaaaaaattcccggtcatttcccggtacGCTAACATTTTTCGcggtaaattaaatttaaaaattcgttcacTAAAGCTACCGATTTTTCCattgtaattaaagaaaaatgaactgaatATTAAAACACTTAAGagggaactcttaaattttaaactttcaaaattgaagctaaaaaggttttttaatcaaatatggcGTATTCAAATggacaataaatttaaaacttttgcaattgaacaattttaaaacttaaaactttagaatctttaaattttatcaattttagattTCAATTATTCAGATCCaatgccaaaaatataaattcatgttaTCATTTGCAATgcacttagttgaaaaatcaatgaattaaaaaaacaaaattttaaattatagtattttcaccaattttaagctagaaacattaaaacattagcgataacattttcttaaactgaaatttttttcattagaagttgaaatattctaattttaaatagtttcgaTATCCTTCAAAAGCTCAgaacttttattaaaaagccCTAAAAAATCTACAGgatgtttcaaatttgttttcaaattaaaaattattattaaaggtttttaaaagttccaaatatcttctaaaatgattcgaaattccaataatttttcaaaataaaaaatgtatacacttaaaaagcttatacatctttagttcaaaatctgcaaaaatctacattttgttttaaactggGCCATGGCTATTTGCACCGGATTTACGGCACAAATAAGCGGATTTTGTCACAACatacaattcatttaaattatttgaaatcatttcaagatttaaattaatttttaatcttttcaaagcttataaatatctctaaaaaaatACTGGGAttgttctacaaataataaatcaattgttatttataatcaaaatttaaaaaattcgcttagaaattaatcattttttaaatagaacaattaaaatcttgacgttaaaagtttaaaagctccttgaaattttaacgattgaaGACTTTCTacttaaaacaattcagtttcaaattatttacattttttacgactaaggcttttgaataatttttaacgttgaaccatggaaatccttaaattttgaatggatttagaatcgtcttaacaaaaaaaaactattcttcactttttgatatttacattttttttacattttttcaataattaattaaattacatcaACAGTTGATCaagtaacaattttaaaaacaaaaaagcccaatttcaaacgcttttaattttcaactgttaaaatcttccaagatttcattttaaaattgtttaaattaaaaatgtacgtttaaaattaataatccaaaatggaaaatgttgttaagtaaattattagtttttaaattgcgcattgaaaactgaatgatatcataattaaagaagataaaaatccaactaattgtttaaaaaattgttcaaatcgaacttgggacagatttttcttctaaattttgaaaatttcccgatcaaaaaataattacagtgtcatttcccggtttcccggtccagcgaccaCCCCTTTATCAAATATTggaataaaattgagaaaaattgagaatttaaagTAGATCAAAAAAGATGATTACTTTCTTGGTTTCCTGTCAAGCCACCTAGTGGCAACATCCCCCAAAGACGAGATCGACCCTCGGTTGGGTCCCCGACTTGGCCCTTTTTTGCCAAtgcaattctttttttctttgcgaTAATCATGTCCATTGTTTGCAAAAGTCGCCTCTCGATTGCTTGAACGTCAGCAATTGTCACTGGACGCATAAAATAAGCCATGGAAGAATAAGGATAATTTACGGCACCAAATCCTGAGAGTAAAGCCATTACTGTCACGCCAATTACGCCAATGCGACTTACTCCTTGTTCTATCGATAACAGTCCTTTCTTTGGACTCAGAATTGGAAACGGATCGCCCGCTTTCCAAAATAAATAGAGGAAGAATAGGTACACTAATATCGTTAGTGGCCTTATCAAATTCAGCCTTACTgtaaatcaaattcaaatttttaagtagatCTACCATTTGAGTTGTCGAATTAATTCGTATTCAAAGTTTTGAACCAGGGTGCCTACTCAAATCTtaggaaaaaattccctgacaattcctgGTTTTTTTCCCAGctataattcaattaataaaacatgatgttcttaaatattttagcatggtagatcaactaaataattaattaatactaaaatcataattaatcatttctagaAATTTGTCTCTGAAGTACATGAATTTGAATAgtaattcaaacgaatttttatgtTATCCACTTATATTTAAAATGCCATGCATATTCGGGCTTAAATTTCGGGcagaaattagtattttcaaaaagattcattttctaccaaaaatacgatttaaaaattatattaattcacaatcaaacagatgagttttcaactgaaaaagattatttttcaaacaaataggtgagtttttatctaaaaagagatcagttatcaaccaaaaatagaataattcattacattttcagttaaaaaaagtatttttgcacatttttatgaATTGATTACTAAAATCAACCATATTTAATATGCAATACTTTAATTTCTAGGCAAAAGAATACATTTCcaaacaagacgattaattttcaagcagtaaCATTAATGTTCTATCAAGAAAGTCGATTCTGCaaacaaatatatacatttttaacaaaaaagttgaattttcaactgaaaaagaccaattataaaccaaaaacttaaaatttttaaccaaactaataagtttgaaactaaaatgataaatcttcatctgaaataaattagttttaaacaaaaaggtgaattttttataaaatgtttcaattttgaaccaagcagtttagttttcaaccaaaaagatgaattttcatctaaaattattaatattaaacgggaatagttggattttcaaccaaggcgattttgtaacaaaatacataaattctcaacgaaatatttgcattacacaatacaaaaaagacaaattttcaaccaactagttgaatttttaacaaaaaatatcaagtttccaccaaaaattgaatggttcaattttaaacaaaaaagatcaattttcaactgaaaggatcaatttttaaccaaagaagacaaattttataaaaaatacatgaattttaaattaaaaagtagtcaaccaacaattaaattgttaaattttcagtcaataattaatattttaccaaagagatgaatttttaactaaaattatataaaaattatatatataattgtataataatttttatataattttagttaaaaaatatatatgtatataattatattatatttatttaaaaataaaattacatgatttccaattggaatagttgcattttcgggtaaaaattgcAGGAAGAATGAAACTAGTTTtcaaaacatagttaaattttcaactaaagtgatgaatttttaactaaaacaatgagtCATTAACTAGAATCAATAAATTTCCATCAAcaacgaattaattttcaacccagtcaattaatttctaccaaaaaagtccaaatttacaattaaaaaaggtaatttttcaaccaaatattgaatagttatatttccagtaaaaaaattaattttcaacaaacaaacaaacttgaaaaaatagctcatttttcaaccaaggagattaattttcaattcaaattatgaatcttctataaaaaattaatttttaacacgatagtaagtctcaaccaagtaattacgttttcattcaaaaaagatgaatttggaacaaaaaatgtgttagttgatatttcaaccaaaaaatagtaaaaatttgtataaaaaataatggaatttaacccaaaagatcgaattttcaacaaaatatatgaattttcaattaaaaccgaacaattttcaacgaaaaatagaagagtttaattttttattaaaaaactgatttcaaacaaaacaaaaaaagaattttcaacaaaatgaagaatcattcttaatgaattttaaatacttttttaaaaaatccctgacaattccaggttccTCTAGGCGtataaaaatgccctaaaaattccaggttttccaggcaGGATAGGCACCCTGTGAactttgttatatttttcttaccaAATCTAACATTGCTGATAATAAAATATGCGATATAAAATGGTATCAAAACTATCACCATAAAAAGGAGCATGTAGAGTCCAACATTCCAGTGGAAATATCTAGAGctgcgaaaaaaaatttaagtcagattgattatttttaaaagagatattatgaatatattatcaCAGGAGCCATTTAATTATCAAGcattgcattttaaaaacaattctgaccctttaatccttaaaatccttaaattacttaatttacttaaaatttacttaaaatttttttaagtaaaattattgtgggtatcatattaaatttgatttcaaagacttaaaattCCTAACACTTCAAGCACAAATTTTgcgctttcaaccaaataggtagattattaaccaaatagtagaattttcaacagaaaaaatgaatcttcaaccaaaaagattaattttctacaaaaaatgcaacttttcaacaaaataattaaattttcaattaagaatacgatgtttcaagtaaaattatatgTTACATTTGACGtctccaccaaaaaatattttattttttacaccaaaaacagttaaattaaaaaaaaattacgaattttcaacaaggcagttgaatcttcaatcaagacagatttttcagtcaaccaagaaaaaaaatggttacaaaattgtcgcatttacaatcaaaaaataaaaaacaaatttgctacagagcagttcaattttcaaccctaaattatgaattttcaacaacaaaagttcattttcaaccgaacagttaaattttcaaaaattacttgaaacttcAACCATAACAGATTAATTGTccacaaaattgttaagtttccaaacaaaaagttaaattgttgacaaaataataatcaaataggtgaatttttaacaaaataattgaatcctcaattgaaaaaaaaaaattttttacaaaaaaatgtatttttcacaaaatagttgagttctcaGGCAAAACAGATTAAGTTTAAAACCAAacactttcatttttaacccaaaaatataaatttcaaataaacaaaaacttaactttcaatgaaacagttgaattttcaactcaaaaatatgaattttctataaaataggtgAATCGTCAGGCAAACTAGATTTATTTGCAgctaaacaaatgcatttttgaccgaaaaatataaattttcaataaaaaaattccttttcaatcaaatatttgaattttcaaccaaatatttgaatattcagacaaaacagattaatttccgaAACTCATAAatatgatttatcaataaaaaaattttttaaagaaaacatttaattttcagccaaatagtggAGAAATAGTACAAAAtcgattttccacaaaaaaaactgaacttttaccCCTTTAAAGtgtattgttaacaaaaaaataaattttctaccaaacaactgaatttgcagtcaaatagtgaaattttcaaaaagacggaatttaaacaaaatacttaaatcctcaagaaaaaccaaattaattttcgaaaataagaattttcaacaaaatctacgCTCTAccatattgttcaattttccatccaaaacctaaaacatattaattttttaaattcgcacatgaattttccacaaaaatattaattttcagcgaaacatttgagtttttaaccaaacagttaaaatttcaagccaaaaaaacgattttttacataatagttgaatttttaaatcgaaaatatgaatttttaacaaaaaagttatttgttaaatgaCATCTTTgctggattttcgaaaaatatcgTTTTTAACCAGAATAATATATAGGgatagaagaatggaaga
It encodes:
- the LOC117171402 gene encoding Golgi pH regulator, producing MGFLEDTFVILVTQVLFFLGGWVFFVKKLFRDYEVHHRLVQLIFSTTFSLSCTMFELIIFEIVGVLDSSSRYFHWNVGLYMLLFMVIVLIPFYIAYFIISNVRFVRLNLIRPLTILVYLFFLYLFWKAGDPFPILSPKKGLLSIEQGVSRIGVIGVTVMALLSGFGAVNYPYSSMAYFMRPVTIADVQAIERRLLQTMDMIIAKKKRIALAKKGQVGDPTEGRSRLWGMLPLGGLTGNQENMKQLQQEVSGSEELSRQLFLEAHDIQNARERLEWAATWQGKYFNFLGYFFSIYCMWKIFISIINIVFDRVGKKDPVTRGMEIAVHWIGFNIDVTFWSQHISFYLVGCIVVTSIRGLLLTLTKFFYAISSSKSSNIIVLMLAQIMGMYFVSSVLLMRMNMPAEYRIIITQVLGDLQFNFYHRWFDVIFLVSALSSILFLYLAHKQAPTERT